The following are encoded in a window of Novosphingobium sp. ZN18A2 genomic DNA:
- a CDS encoding TonB family protein, whose amino-acid sequence MRGPSPFARLGAAGAALLINAGALAGVIVATRASAPPPAARPAALVAIAIREAHRATPPPRAPERAPARSVAPSPPPQAATAAPEVAASGPPASAVSAIPVPVAAAPISVHLAAPQAPPVAQPAPDPKARADALAAYRDALWRAIAAHRPRGTAFSGTVTLHFRVNRAGALLSATVSGSSGNVLLDRQALVALRRAAPFPAPPETARDADLSFAIPLRFGAR is encoded by the coding sequence GTGCGCGGCCCGTCTCCGTTCGCGCGTCTGGGCGCAGCGGGTGCGGCGTTGCTGATAAATGCTGGCGCACTGGCGGGCGTGATCGTTGCCACGCGCGCCAGTGCACCGCCGCCTGCCGCGCGCCCCGCCGCGCTTGTGGCGATCGCGATCCGTGAAGCGCATCGCGCAACGCCCCCGCCACGCGCGCCGGAACGCGCGCCCGCCCGGTCCGTTGCGCCGTCTCCGCCACCGCAGGCGGCAACGGCCGCGCCGGAGGTCGCCGCGTCCGGCCCGCCGGCCAGCGCCGTGTCCGCGATCCCGGTGCCGGTGGCGGCCGCACCAATATCCGTCCACCTTGCCGCTCCCCAGGCGCCCCCCGTCGCGCAGCCCGCACCCGATCCGAAGGCGCGCGCTGATGCGCTTGCCGCCTATCGCGATGCGCTGTGGCGCGCGATTGCCGCGCATCGCCCGCGCGGAACCGCGTTTTCAGGCACCGTCACTCTGCACTTTCGCGTGAATCGGGCGGGCGCGCTGCTGTCTGCCACGGTTTCGGGATCGAGCGGCAACGTCCTGCTCGACAGGCAGGCGCTTGTCGCCTTGCGCCGCGCCGCTCCATTTCCGGCGCCGCCGGAAACCGCGCGGGACGCAGACCTGTCCTTTGCAATCCCGCTGCGGTTTGGCGCCAGATGA
- a CDS encoding murein transglycosylase A, giving the protein MRCFTASIALAALSSCARIVPPAPVTPPAPPATAALAGVSRGPLLSGLSFGRVARIGTPTNADASAGRLSANGASGGDRAASALSSFIESCPRLTVRADASGLTRPADWVPACNAAAAWPKADARRFFETWFETAEVGSGKAFATGYFEPQIAGSRQHLPGYDVPVYGLPPDLVRAAPGDAPPTASGRQPLGRYDADGNFVPYYTRAQIDAGALAGKGLEIAWAKDPIDFFFLQIQGSGRLRAPDGTVMRIGYAGQNGQPYTGIGSLMRQRGLFGDGPGEYPASMQGIVQYLRDHPAEGRALMDENASWVFFRELDGDGPLGALGVPVRGSVSVAADPAFVPLGAPVLLEGMDNPEADGLWVAQDTGGAIKGANRFDTFWGAGERAKTVAGGMSAHGRALLLLPRGTVARLTGR; this is encoded by the coding sequence ATGCGGTGTTTTACGGCGTCCATCGCGCTTGCCGCGCTTTCATCTTGCGCAAGGATCGTGCCGCCCGCCCCGGTTACGCCGCCTGCCCCGCCCGCAACGGCGGCGCTTGCCGGCGTATCGCGCGGGCCGCTGTTGTCCGGCCTCAGCTTCGGGCGCGTAGCGCGCATAGGGACGCCGACGAACGCGGACGCATCGGCAGGCCGCCTGTCCGCGAATGGCGCTTCGGGGGGCGATCGGGCAGCCAGCGCGCTGTCCTCTTTCATCGAAAGCTGCCCCCGCCTGACGGTCCGCGCCGATGCCAGCGGGTTGACCCGCCCGGCAGACTGGGTGCCCGCCTGCAACGCCGCGGCCGCCTGGCCGAAGGCGGATGCGCGCCGCTTTTTCGAAACATGGTTCGAAACCGCAGAGGTCGGCAGCGGCAAGGCTTTCGCAACCGGCTATTTCGAGCCGCAGATCGCCGGATCGCGCCAGCACCTGCCGGGATACGACGTTCCCGTCTATGGCCTGCCACCCGACCTTGTGCGCGCGGCGCCGGGCGATGCGCCGCCTACAGCCTCTGGCCGCCAGCCGCTTGGCCGGTACGATGCCGACGGCAATTTCGTGCCCTATTACACGCGCGCGCAGATCGATGCGGGCGCGCTGGCCGGCAAGGGGCTGGAGATTGCCTGGGCGAAAGACCCGATCGACTTCTTCTTCCTGCAGATCCAGGGATCGGGCCGCTTGCGCGCGCCCGACGGCACGGTGATGCGGATCGGTTATGCGGGGCAGAACGGGCAACCCTATACCGGCATCGGTTCGCTGATGCGCCAGCGCGGCCTGTTCGGCGACGGGCCGGGAGAGTATCCGGCATCGATGCAGGGAATCGTCCAGTACCTGCGCGATCACCCGGCGGAAGGCCGCGCCCTGATGGACGAGAACGCCAGCTGGGTATTCTTCCGCGAACTGGACGGTGACGGGCCGCTGGGCGCGCTGGGCGTTCCGGTGCGCGGCTCGGTAAGCGTCGCCGCCGATCCGGCTTTCGTCCCGCTGGGCGCGCCGGTGCTGCTGGAAGGCATGGACAACCCGGAGGCGGACGGGCTTTGGGTGGCGCAGGACACCGGCGGCGCGATCAAGGGCGCCAACCGTTTCGATACATTCTGGGGCGCGGGCGAACGCGCAAAGACCGTCGCGGGCGGGATGAGCGCGCACGGACGGGCGCTGCTGCTGCTGCCAAGGGGAACGGTTGCGCGGCTGACCGGGCGATGA
- a CDS encoding DUF2946 family protein, translated as MRHRRIAALVLALALCMKALLPVGYMVGTSGDTLSIQICGGQPDGQQLMQILVPLSGPATGKADMQDMQHKGASDCPFSALSMGTMASGDAPFIVAAILFVFALAFAPMVAAPLPRLRFLSPPLRGPPALS; from the coding sequence ATGCGACATCGCCGCATCGCCGCGCTGGTGCTTGCGCTGGCGCTGTGCATGAAGGCGCTGCTGCCTGTCGGCTATATGGTCGGCACCAGCGGCGATACGCTGTCCATCCAGATCTGCGGCGGCCAGCCTGACGGGCAGCAACTCATGCAGATCCTCGTTCCCCTGTCCGGCCCGGCGACGGGCAAGGCGGATATGCAGGACATGCAGCACAAGGGGGCGAGCGACTGCCCGTTTTCCGCGCTGTCGATGGGCACGATGGCGTCCGGCGACGCACCGTTCATCGTCGCGGCGATCCTGTTCGTCTTCGCGCTGGCCTTTGCGCCGATGGTGGCCGCGCCGCTGCCGCGCCTGCGCTTCCTCAGCCCGCCCTTGCGCGGGCCGCCCGCCCTTTCCTGA
- a CDS encoding aldehyde dehydrogenase family protein: MTSAPISPAIPADMARIFELQQQHQWDAKASSAEQRKAKLAALKAAVEARADEIVAAVQEDTRKPEQEIRVTEVLNIVGNIQRNIDNLENWMKPTDVTPSNNPDDAAQIVYEARGVCLILGPWNFPLGLTFGPLAAAIAAGNTCMVKLTDLCPATARIAAEICGEVFDEKDVAVFEGDVSVAQALLELPFSHIFFTGSTRVGKIVMTAAARHLASVTLELGGKSPVIVDEGADIGKIAADLAAAKQFNGGQACISPDYVFVREDQKAKLVEGFRANVQANLYDAEGQLKKDSIAQIVNEANFNRVKAMFDDAVAQGATVAAGGVLEAEDLTIHPTMLTDVTPQMKILQEEIFAPVIPVMTYESIDQAIGYIEARDKPLALYVYSDNEETVDKVLARTSSGGVTVNGVFSHYLENNLPFGGVNQSGMGSYHGYFGFKAFSHERAVYRHKAAAAA; the protein is encoded by the coding sequence ATGACCAGCGCCCCGATCTCGCCCGCGATTCCCGCCGATATGGCGCGCATCTTCGAACTGCAGCAGCAGCACCAGTGGGACGCCAAGGCGTCGAGCGCGGAGCAGCGCAAGGCCAAGCTCGCCGCCCTTAAGGCGGCGGTAGAGGCGCGTGCGGACGAAATCGTGGCGGCGGTGCAGGAAGATACGCGCAAGCCAGAACAGGAAATCCGCGTTACCGAAGTGCTGAACATCGTCGGCAATATCCAGCGCAATATCGACAACCTCGAAAACTGGATGAAGCCGACCGACGTCACGCCGTCGAACAACCCCGACGATGCCGCGCAGATCGTTTACGAAGCGCGCGGCGTTTGCCTGATCCTCGGGCCGTGGAACTTCCCGCTGGGCCTCACCTTCGGGCCGCTCGCCGCCGCGATTGCCGCCGGCAACACCTGCATGGTGAAGCTGACCGACCTGTGCCCGGCGACCGCGCGCATCGCGGCCGAAATCTGCGGCGAAGTGTTCGACGAAAAGGACGTGGCCGTGTTCGAGGGCGACGTTTCCGTTGCGCAGGCGCTGCTTGAGCTGCCCTTCAGCCACATCTTCTTCACCGGCAGCACGCGGGTGGGCAAGATCGTGATGACGGCGGCGGCCAGGCACCTTGCCAGCGTGACGCTGGAACTGGGCGGCAAGTCGCCGGTGATCGTGGACGAAGGCGCCGACATCGGAAAGATCGCGGCCGATCTTGCCGCGGCCAAGCAGTTCAACGGCGGGCAGGCCTGCATCAGCCCCGACTATGTCTTCGTGCGCGAGGACCAGAAGGCAAAGCTGGTCGAAGGGTTCAGGGCCAACGTGCAGGCCAACCTTTACGATGCCGAAGGCCAGCTGAAGAAGGACAGCATCGCCCAGATCGTGAACGAGGCGAACTTCAACCGCGTGAAGGCCATGTTCGACGATGCGGTGGCGCAGGGCGCGACCGTTGCGGCGGGCGGCGTGCTGGAAGCCGAAGACCTGACCATCCACCCCACGATGCTGACCGACGTGACCCCGCAGATGAAGATCCTGCAGGAAGAAATCTTCGCGCCCGTCATCCCGGTGATGACTTATGAAAGCATCGACCAGGCGATCGGCTATATCGAGGCGCGCGACAAGCCGCTGGCGCTCTATGTCTATTCGGACAACGAAGAGACGGTGGACAAGGTGCTGGCGCGCACGTCGTCGGGCGGGGTCACGGTGAACGGCGTGTTCTCGCACTATCTGGAAAACAACCTGCCCTTCGGCGGCGTGAACCAGAGCGGCATGGGCAGCTATCACGGCTATTTCGGGTTCAAGGCGTTCAGCCACGAACGCGCGGTTTACCGTCACAAGGCAGCCGCCGCCGCGTAA
- a CDS encoding TonB-dependent receptor, whose protein sequence is MSNTLRGLRAALLATACLIPAPAFAQDATMLPPVDIEMASSPDTIATEPLGGTTLDSKAIRKDAARTSDTGAMITAIPGVSANGGGGFSSMPAVRGLSEQRLRIVVDNVPIDSACPNDMNSPLSYTDPQTIGSIAVVPGVSPVSMGGDNIAGVISVESAMPRFASAGGTLLTGEASAFYRSNGNGFGGAVSLTAASAHLSATYTGSYTRAENYDGGGSMGMVRSTEYAKTDHALALAAQTGAGLFELKGGYHHSPYEGFPNQWMDMTDNRSWFVNGRYRGTFTWGDVDFTASYRDTDHAMNFLADKLPGSMPMNTQVHTFVSALKLRLPLSDASLLRVGGDYHHQWLDDYWPPVPGSMMMGPDSFVNVNAAHRDRLGLFGEWERHWSDAFSTLAGLRFDRVTMNTGDVRPYGTGMMQMADVAAAAAFNAADHRRADNNWSATALASWQPSQALSVELGYAHKARSPNIYERYSWGRGSMASRMIGWFGDGNGYVGNLDLKPERADTVSATLRLSAPGGATLKLSPYYTHVDGYIDAVFLKDLTDAAGAPTGFVQLQFANRQAEFHGLDASAVVPLAKGEGRATSLVASASWLRGQNLSDHRPVYHQMPFNARIGIDHVAGPLEAGAEVEFVARKDRVDPVRREPVTSGYTLVNARVAYTMGGVKLSVSADNLLDEAYYEPLGGMSLGDFKATGVLRPVPGKGRSVNVGLSTTF, encoded by the coding sequence ATGTCGAATACCCTTCGCGGCCTGCGCGCCGCCCTGCTTGCCACTGCCTGCCTGATCCCCGCGCCTGCCTTTGCGCAGGATGCGACGATGCTGCCGCCGGTCGATATAGAGATGGCATCCTCGCCCGATACGATCGCGACCGAGCCGCTGGGCGGTACCACGCTGGACAGCAAGGCGATCCGCAAGGATGCGGCCCGCACCAGCGACACCGGCGCGATGATCACCGCGATCCCCGGCGTTTCGGCCAATGGCGGCGGCGGCTTTTCCTCCATGCCCGCGGTGCGCGGGTTGTCCGAACAGCGGTTGCGCATCGTGGTGGACAACGTGCCGATCGATTCGGCCTGTCCGAACGACATGAATTCGCCCCTGTCCTATACCGATCCGCAAACGATCGGCTCGATCGCGGTGGTGCCCGGCGTGTCGCCGGTCAGCATGGGCGGCGACAACATTGCGGGGGTCATCAGCGTGGAAAGCGCGATGCCGCGTTTCGCGAGCGCGGGCGGAACGCTGCTGACGGGCGAAGCGTCGGCCTTCTACCGCTCCAACGGAAACGGCTTTGGCGGCGCGGTGTCGCTGACGGCAGCAAGCGCGCACCTGAGCGCGACTTATACAGGATCGTACACCCGCGCCGAAAATTACGACGGCGGCGGAAGCATGGGCATGGTGCGCTCAACCGAATATGCGAAGACGGACCACGCGCTTGCGCTTGCCGCGCAGACCGGGGCGGGTCTTTTCGAACTGAAGGGCGGCTATCACCATTCGCCCTACGAAGGCTTTCCCAATCAGTGGATGGACATGACCGACAACCGGTCATGGTTCGTGAACGGTCGCTATCGCGGGACGTTTACCTGGGGTGACGTCGATTTCACCGCGAGTTACCGCGATACCGATCACGCGATGAACTTCCTGGCGGACAAGCTGCCCGGGTCGATGCCGATGAACACGCAGGTCCACACCTTCGTGTCCGCGCTGAAACTGCGCCTGCCGTTGTCTGACGCATCGCTGCTGCGCGTGGGTGGGGACTATCATCACCAATGGCTGGACGATTACTGGCCGCCGGTGCCGGGCAGCATGATGATGGGGCCGGACAGCTTCGTAAACGTCAATGCCGCGCACCGGGATCGGCTCGGCCTGTTCGGCGAGTGGGAACGGCACTGGAGCGATGCCTTCTCCACGCTGGCGGGCCTGCGTTTCGACCGGGTGACGATGAACACCGGCGATGTGCGGCCTTATGGCACGGGCATGATGCAGATGGCCGACGTGGCCGCGGCGGCGGCCTTCAATGCGGCGGACCATCGCCGCGCGGACAATAACTGGAGCGCGACGGCGCTGGCGAGCTGGCAGCCATCGCAGGCGCTTTCGGTAGAGCTGGGATATGCGCACAAGGCCCGCTCCCCCAATATATACGAGCGCTATAGCTGGGGGCGCGGTTCGATGGCGAGCCGGATGATCGGCTGGTTCGGGGACGGCAACGGCTATGTCGGCAACCTGGATCTGAAGCCGGAGCGGGCCGACACAGTAAGCGCCACGCTGCGCCTGTCCGCACCGGGCGGGGCGACGCTGAAACTGTCACCCTATTACACCCATGTCGACGGCTATATAGACGCGGTTTTCCTGAAGGATCTGACCGATGCGGCGGGGGCGCCCACCGGCTTCGTGCAACTGCAATTCGCCAACCGACAGGCGGAGTTTCACGGGCTGGACGCCTCGGCCGTTGTTCCGCTGGCGAAGGGCGAGGGCCGCGCCACCAGCCTTGTCGCAAGCGCAAGCTGGTTGCGCGGGCAGAACCTGTCGGACCACCGGCCCGTCTATCACCAGATGCCGTTCAACGCGCGGATCGGCATAGATCATGTGGCCGGTCCGCTGGAGGCCGGGGCCGAGGTCGAGTTCGTCGCCCGCAAGGATCGCGTCGATCCCGTCCGTCGCGAACCGGTGACAAGCGGCTATACGCTGGTCAACGCGCGCGTCGCCTATACGATGGGCGGCGTGAAGCTGAGCGTTTCGGCGGATAACCTGCTGGACGAAGCCTATTACGAACCGCTTGGCGGGATGTCGCTGGGCGATTTCAAGGCAACGGGGGTGCTACGGCCGGTGCCGGGCAAGGGCCGTTCGGTAAACGTCGGCCTTTCCACGACGTTCTGA
- a CDS encoding Smr/MutS family protein, whose amino-acid sequence MRPPRGLTPEEAALWKRVTDTVTPIHSRPALREHHPVSAPPASQPPLSGPKPKGRVPAPRPAPAPTPSAAPRPLTRHGLDTSWERKLSRGSIEPDVTIDLHGHGLDAAHARLVNGLAQAMAMGARVVLLVAGKHRPHGHHDQRGERRGAIRAKLLDWLAASPHADRIAAVRPAQPRHGGAGAVYIVLRKAR is encoded by the coding sequence ATGAGGCCCCCGCGCGGACTGACGCCCGAAGAGGCGGCACTGTGGAAGCGCGTGACAGACACGGTCACGCCGATCCATTCGCGCCCCGCGTTGCGCGAACATCATCCGGTTTCCGCCCCGCCCGCCTCGCAGCCGCCGCTGTCCGGGCCCAAACCCAAAGGCCGCGTCCCGGCGCCCCGCCCCGCGCCAGCCCCCACCCCTTCCGCCGCGCCGCGTCCACTGACGCGCCACGGGCTCGACACGTCGTGGGAGCGCAAGCTGTCACGCGGCAGTATCGAGCCGGATGTGACCATCGACCTTCACGGCCACGGGCTGGATGCCGCGCACGCAAGGCTGGTCAACGGTCTGGCGCAGGCGATGGCGATGGGCGCGCGCGTGGTTCTGCTGGTGGCAGGCAAGCATCGCCCGCACGGGCACCATGACCAGCGCGGCGAACGGCGCGGCGCGATCCGGGCAAAACTGCTCGACTGGCTGGCGGCAAGCCCGCACGCGGACCGGATCGCCGCCGTGCGCCCGGCCCAGCCGCGCCACGGCGGCGCGGGCGCGGTCTATATCGTGCTGCGCAAGGCGCGCTGA
- the dapE gene encoding succinyl-diaminopimelate desuccinylase gives MTASSVAALAERLIECPSVTPAAGLVFDSLEAMLVPLGFAVTRFHDGEPPDGPVENLFAIRRGPQGSRHFAFAGHVDVVPPGEGWESAPFAPEVRGDLLYGRGAVDMKGSIAAMVAAVSAIPEDAGTISFVITGDEEGPARFGTVSLIAHMRERGDIPDLCLVGEPTSVNRLGDMVKIGRRGSVNMWLSVKGVQGHVAYPHLADNPITRLVALLAELDEIVLDQGTDWFQASNLEVTDLEVGNPAHNVIPAEAKARISVRFNDLHTGAELVARVEEVAARHGGTVKGIVSGEAFLTPPGHFSDIVVAAIRAETDIEPELSTSGGTSDARFLKDLCPVIEFGLCNATMHKTDEAVALADLDVLARIFARIAQAALRR, from the coding sequence ATGACCGCATCTTCCGTAGCCGCGCTGGCCGAAAGGCTGATCGAATGTCCGTCCGTTACCCCGGCGGCGGGGCTGGTGTTCGATTCGCTTGAAGCGATGCTGGTGCCGCTGGGCTTCGCGGTTACGCGCTTCCACGATGGCGAACCGCCCGACGGGCCGGTTGAAAACCTGTTCGCGATCCGGCGCGGGCCGCAAGGCAGCCGCCATTTCGCCTTTGCCGGCCACGTGGATGTCGTTCCACCGGGTGAGGGATGGGAAAGCGCGCCTTTCGCGCCCGAAGTGCGCGGAGACCTGCTTTACGGCCGCGGCGCGGTGGACATGAAGGGGTCCATCGCGGCGATGGTCGCGGCGGTAAGCGCCATCCCAGAAGACGCGGGGACGATCAGCTTCGTGATCACCGGGGACGAGGAAGGCCCGGCGCGTTTCGGCACCGTCTCGCTGATCGCGCATATGCGCGAACGCGGCGATATTCCGGACCTGTGCCTTGTGGGAGAGCCGACATCGGTGAACCGGCTGGGCGACATGGTGAAGATCGGGCGGCGCGGATCGGTCAACATGTGGCTTTCGGTAAAGGGCGTGCAGGGCCACGTCGCCTATCCGCACCTTGCCGATAATCCGATCACCAGGCTGGTCGCGCTGCTGGCCGAACTGGACGAAATCGTGCTCGACCAAGGCACCGACTGGTTCCAGGCCTCGAACCTGGAAGTCACCGACCTGGAAGTTGGCAACCCCGCGCACAACGTGATCCCCGCCGAAGCGAAGGCGCGCATCTCTGTGCGGTTCAATGACCTGCATACCGGTGCGGAACTGGTGGCGCGGGTAGAGGAAGTCGCCGCGCGGCACGGCGGCACGGTGAAGGGAATCGTTTCGGGCGAAGCCTTCCTGACCCCGCCGGGACACTTCTCGGACATAGTGGTGGCCGCGATCCGCGCCGAAACGGACATCGAGCCGGAACTGTCCACCAGCGGCGGAACGTCCGACGCGCGGTTCCTGAAAGACCTGTGCCCGGTGATCGAATTCGGCCTGTGCAACGCGACGATGCACAAGACCGACGAGGCCGTGGCGCTGGCCGACCTTGACGTGCTGGCGCGCATCTTCGCCCGCATCGCGCAGGCCGCGCTCAGGCGTTGA
- a CDS encoding S1/P1 nuclease, with the protein MMRGWAAAALALAAMLLPQPVLAWGAYGHRTIAEIALDNVTPQTRARIAALIADNAALGTPDCPVHSLSDASVWPDCIRHDRTRWAYTFPWHYQTEPVCSPYDVKAHCANGNCVSAQIERDIYILKNRKLPRAQRLRALVFLTHFVGDIHQPLHSGDDNDAGGNRVKADYGIVPGLNLHWVWDGPLAERAISSASPALVHRFSPAERAKLDGGTVADWGRESWELAKRFVYPEDTGKDPCTGGKATHAKLTDKQIEAALPVIRKRIEQAGLRLARVLDESLG; encoded by the coding sequence ATGATGCGCGGATGGGCGGCGGCGGCGCTTGCGCTGGCCGCCATGCTGCTGCCGCAGCCGGTGCTGGCCTGGGGCGCCTACGGCCACCGCACGATTGCCGAAATCGCGCTGGACAACGTCACGCCGCAAACCCGCGCGCGGATCGCCGCGCTGATCGCGGACAACGCAGCGCTGGGCACGCCCGATTGCCCGGTCCATTCGCTGTCCGATGCCTCGGTGTGGCCCGATTGCATCCGCCACGACCGGACGCGCTGGGCCTATACCTTCCCGTGGCACTACCAGACCGAGCCGGTGTGCTCGCCCTATGACGTGAAGGCCCACTGCGCGAACGGCAACTGCGTGTCCGCGCAGATTGAGCGCGACATATACATCCTGAAAAACCGCAAACTGCCGCGCGCCCAGCGGCTGCGCGCACTGGTGTTCCTTACCCACTTCGTTGGCGATATTCACCAGCCGCTGCATTCGGGCGACGATAACGACGCGGGCGGGAACCGGGTGAAGGCGGACTATGGCATCGTGCCCGGCCTCAACCTGCACTGGGTGTGGGACGGGCCGCTGGCCGAACGCGCGATCTCGTCCGCCAGCCCCGCGCTGGTGCACCGCTTTTCACCGGCCGAAAGGGCGAAGCTCGATGGCGGCACCGTCGCCGACTGGGGCCGTGAAAGCTGGGAACTGGCCAAACGCTTCGTCTATCCCGAAGACACCGGAAAAGACCCGTGCACCGGCGGAAAGGCCACGCATGCGAAGCTGACGGACAAGCAGATCGAAGCGGCGCTTCCGGTGATCCGCAAGCGGATAGAGCAGGCCGGATTGCGCCTTGCCCGCGTGCTGGACGAATCGCTGGGCTGA
- a CDS encoding cupin domain-containing protein produces the protein MPRLDLEAIELTNRTGYPDPFDQPVSGRWYRRLAPVGGLKHMGASHVVLKPGAWSSQRHWHDDEDEFLVMLSGEAVLVEDDGETVLRPGDCAAFPAGVKNGHHLQNRSETDCTFVVVGAGNMDGSGGYTDIDMTFSGEGYFHRDGTPYPARRPR, from the coding sequence ATGCCAAGACTGGACCTTGAGGCCATAGAGCTTACCAACCGCACCGGATATCCCGACCCGTTCGACCAACCCGTTTCCGGGCGCTGGTATCGTCGCCTTGCGCCGGTCGGCGGGCTGAAGCACATGGGCGCAAGCCACGTTGTGCTCAAGCCCGGCGCATGGTCTTCACAGCGGCACTGGCACGACGACGAGGACGAGTTCCTCGTCATGCTTTCGGGCGAGGCGGTGCTGGTGGAGGACGACGGCGAAACCGTTTTGCGACCGGGAGACTGCGCGGCGTTCCCCGCCGGTGTGAAGAACGGCCACCACCTGCAGAACCGGAGCGAAACGGACTGTACGTTCGTGGTTGTCGGCGCGGGCAACATGGACGGAAGCGGCGGCTATACGGACATAGACATGACGTTCAGCGGCGAAGGGTACTTCCACCGCGACGGCACGCCCTATCCGGCCCGGCGACCGAGATAA
- a CDS encoding glutathione S-transferase family protein: MKLVIGNKNYSSWSLRAWLAAKQSGLAFEEIMVPLYGEDWDEAKKDGELAPSSGKVPILWDGETVVWDSLAIVEFLADRVGRDRFWPKDDAARGMARSMVAEMHSSYFALRRQLPMNIRKRFEGFEVPDDAKADIVRILTLWAEARARFGKGGPFLFGTFGAADVIYAPVVSRFISYGVPVPGFAVAYMQAVWEHDWMQAWVKAAEDEEWTIAQFEKPQAQ, from the coding sequence ATGAAGCTCGTCATCGGCAACAAGAACTATTCCAGCTGGTCGCTGCGGGCCTGGCTTGCGGCGAAGCAATCGGGGCTTGCCTTCGAAGAGATCATGGTCCCGCTTTATGGCGAGGACTGGGACGAAGCGAAGAAGGACGGCGAACTGGCGCCGTCTTCCGGCAAGGTGCCGATCCTGTGGGATGGCGAGACCGTGGTGTGGGACAGCCTGGCGATCGTGGAATTCCTGGCGGATCGCGTCGGGCGCGACCGGTTCTGGCCGAAAGACGATGCGGCGCGCGGCATGGCCCGATCGATGGTTGCAGAAATGCACTCGTCCTATTTCGCGCTGCGCCGCCAGTTGCCGATGAACATCCGCAAGCGATTCGAAGGGTTCGAAGTGCCTGACGATGCGAAAGCGGACATCGTGCGCATCCTGACCCTTTGGGCAGAGGCGCGCGCGCGCTTCGGCAAGGGCGGGCCGTTCCTGTTCGGCACGTTCGGCGCGGCGGACGTGATCTATGCCCCGGTCGTGTCACGGTTCATCAGCTATGGCGTGCCGGTGCCGGGCTTCGCCGTCGCCTATATGCAGGCGGTGTGGGAACACGACTGGATGCAGGCCTGGGTCAAGGCCGCAGAGGACGAGGAATGGACCATCGCGCAGTTCGAAAAGCCGCAGGCCCAATGA
- a CDS encoding Tim44/TimA family putative adaptor protein codes for MIVEIVILAMIAAFLGLRLYSVLGRRPEQNEDPLRGRVEQTDPSRAARPAMPKINEKSQTSARPRDAGELERPGLIPGAENGIRAIVAADRRFDVGLFLVGARGAYGMVLEAFWRGDKEELAQLCDSDVYESFASAIDARVEAGETVDNRLIRIEEATITGADFDAPTARITVRFRADIAAVTRDKDGNVIAGSLDDAIETHDVWTFSRDLTSQDPDWLLDETDEG; via the coding sequence GTGATTGTTGAGATTGTGATCCTGGCGATGATCGCGGCCTTTCTGGGGCTGCGGCTGTACTCTGTTCTCGGGCGGCGCCCCGAACAGAACGAGGATCCGTTGCGCGGGCGTGTGGAACAGACCGACCCGTCGCGCGCGGCCCGCCCCGCCATGCCGAAGATCAATGAAAAATCACAGACTTCCGCCCGCCCGCGCGATGCGGGAGAGTTGGAGCGGCCCGGCCTTATACCCGGCGCCGAAAACGGCATCCGCGCGATCGTTGCGGCAGACCGGCGCTTCGATGTGGGCCTGTTCCTGGTGGGTGCGCGCGGCGCATACGGCATGGTGCTGGAAGCGTTCTGGCGCGGCGACAAGGAAGAACTGGCCCAGCTTTGCGATTCGGACGTCTATGAAAGCTTCGCCTCCGCCATCGATGCGCGCGTGGAAGCGGGAGAGACGGTCGATAACCGCCTGATCCGCATAGAGGAAGCGACGATTACCGGCGCCGACTTCGACGCGCCGACCGCGCGCATAACCGTGCGGTTCCGCGCCGATATCGCCGCTGTCACGCGTGACAAGGACGGCAACGTCATTGCCGGATCGCTCGACGACGCGATCGAGACGCACGACGTGTGGACCTTCTCGCGCGATCTTACCTCGCAAGATCCTGACTGGCTGCTCGACGAAACCGACGAGGGCTGA